The DNA sequence TCGATTTTGCCAATAATCTCGCGCTTCTTCGCAACGCATGGGGAAACTCTCCGAGATTCAGAGGTCGTTACGCCCGCTGCCGGGCGCGCCCTCCGCGCAGGTCAGCCGCTTGCGCAAGGCTTCCCTCCCTGCATGGGCATGAACTCGCGCTGTCACGGGCGAGATGCCCAGCACTTCGCCGATCTGCTCGAAGGGCATGTCCTCCAGATGGCGAAGTACAAGCACATCGCGCTGTCGGTCGGGCAATTCGAGCAACGCCGTTCTCAGTCGTGTTGCTTGAGGAGAAAGCTGATCGGTCGTGGACTCTACATGCTTCTCGGCACGAGACGGGAGTAATGATTCCGCTCGTCGGCGCATCCGTTGCCGACGCTTCTGCAGATGGCAGCGTTGCACCACGATTCGCATCAGCCAGTTCCACCATCGATTCGGCTCCTTGACGTCGTTCGCCTTCTGGCGCGCCGTAACCAGCGCGTCCTGCACCACGTCTTCCGCGTCGTGCAGATTCCAAACGAAGCGGTAGGCCAGGCGGACGAGCCGTTGACGTTCCAGCGGATCGAATTCGCCCAACCGGTGGATCGAGGGCGTGGGCGAAGTTTTGTCCGATTGGCCGGACGGCATCTGAATCTCGTCGCGTGCGTTAACCCCGGCGGCCGTGCCGCTCGATCCGTCGAATAGATGGATGCGCGAGCGGCTGCCGGCGTTTAGGCCACACCTTGTTTTTTATTCGCGCAGGTCTTTTCCGGACGCAGTTGGGCTATCCTGGCAAGCCTTGCAGACCGGGGAAGCACCAAGTGAGCAAATGGAGCAGGAGACAGGTGTAGATTCCGGCCACGACGTCATCGCCGACGACGCCCCAGCCTCCGGGCCAGCGGTCTTCGATCCAGCGGGCGGGAGGCACTTTCGCAATGTCGATGGCGCGTTCGAGGAAAAAGGCGATGATCACGATCGGCCAGGAGAAGGGCACAAAGGCGACGCCGATAAGAAACCCGACGATCTCATCCCAGACCAGGGTCGAGCTGTCCTTCTTGCGGAGGATCCGGTCGCCGACATCGTGGAGCCAGACCGCGAACAGCGTCAGTGCGGTAACGAGCGCGAGGTACGCGGCCGGCGGCAGGCCGAGGTAGGTGCTGAGCAACCAGTACAGAGGAACGCCGATCAAGGCGACCGTGACCGTGCCGGATGCCGGCGCATGCCCCAGCGGCCCGAAGGAGCCGATGAGCAGCAGCAGGCGACGAAATGGTGTCCGTTCCTCGGTCAGCACGGACACAAGATGTAACCGGAGTCCGCGCGGGCGGCAATTCAGAGTGGTCAGGGACGACGGCAGAGAAACCGCCGTCTCGACGCCCGAAAAGGGCGAATCTGAACATAACGAGGCGGTAACGCTGCCGTAACATAGCTTCCGTCGCGTTGATCGTTCAACGTCCCGAGGGTTATATAGACCGATCTCGATGATAGAGGGGGTGTGGGACTCTCTGAATCACTTTGCTGATTCAAGACTGCTCCCGGTTGAAGAGCTTGCGAGGCAGGATCGACGGCCTTCGGCAGCAACCATCAGTTCCAGAAAGTTCCGGATTCGTCAGGATCAAAAGCGAGGGCGAGTAATGAGGATGACCATCATGGATCGGAAACAGCATTGGAAGCAGGCGCAGGCAATCTTGGTAACGGCGTTTGCGATTTCGTTCGTGCTTGCGGGGTGGGTGGAAGCGAAGCCGCCGCCGATGAAGGTTGCACCAAAGTCTGCCACCGGGGAATCCCGAACGAACGTTCCCACGATGGCAGTCATGCCTCAGCAGGACGGTCCGGCGCCCAGCGTCGAGATCGTCGGCAGCGAGGACTTTGACTTCGGAGAAATCTGGGCCGGGCCCAAGCTGGACGCCACGTTCAAGCTCAAGAACACCGGCGACGCCCCGCTCGAGATCCTGCGCGTGAAGCCGGGGTGCGGTTGCACCATTGCCGGTCCGTATCCGCAGCGGATCGAAGCGGGCGAGTCGGGCGAATTCCCGTTCTCGCTGAACAGCATTCGGCTCAACGGCCGATTCCGCAAGTCCATCACCATCAGCACAAACGATCCCAAGAAGCGGGAGCTGCGGCTCGGCCTGACCGGCGTCGCCAAGCAGCACGTGGACGTGCTTCCGGGAAACGCGATCTTCGGCAAGGTAACGGCCGACGAGCCCCATGAGCGCGTGATCAAGATCGTCAGCAACGTGGAACAGCCGTTGAAGATCTCTCTGGATGAGACGAGCAAGCCGCCGTTCACGTTCGATTTGAGCGAGGTCGAGCCGGGCAAGGAATACGAGCTGCGGATCAAGATGACGCCGCCGTATACCACCGGACCGCAGTATGCGAAGGTGAACCTCCTCACCAACATCGAGGAGCGAAGCAGCATTCCGGTTGTGGCCAATGCCACGGTGCCGGAGCGCCTGGATGTCAGTCCGTCGCAGATCATCATTTCGCCGATTGACGGAATGCAGGCCGGCGGGAATATCCGCCTTCGACCGGTACGCGTCACGAACTACGGGAAGAGCCCGGTGCACATTCTGGAAGGGATGAGCGACGATCCGGAGATCAAGGTCACGGTGAATGAGCAGACTCCCGGCAAGGCCTACATCGTCAATGTCGAGACGCCGCCGAACTACATGCCGCCGGACGGCGGACGGATGGTCACGCTCAAGACCGACGACAGTGCCATGCCCGTCATTCAGATTCCCGTGTCGGGACGGGTCGTTCGTACGCCGATCAAGACGGCTGATCTGGAAGAGAAACGGGCGGCGCAACGACGTCCCCCCACGCGACAGACTCCGCAGGATTTGGTCGGCAAGCCCGCGCCCGGTTTCAACCTCAAGACGATGAGCGGCAAGGAGATCGGCAGCGAGAACTTCGACAAGCATCCCGCGACCATCCTGAACTTCGTGGCGGCCAATTGCGGCTTCTGCAAGAAGCAGGTTCCACGTTTGGAGGAGATTCGCAAGGAGTACGAGCCGAAGGGGATCCGCTTCGTCAACGTCGTGGAGACCATGGGCAAGGAATTCGGCGAGGACGTGATTGCCGCGGTGTTCAAGGACATTGGCTCGAATATTGACCTTGCCAAAGATGCCAGCAACAAGGTTGGCCAGGAGTATTATGCGACCGGCTATCCAACCATGGTCGTGGTCGGAAAGAGCGGCAAGGTCGAGGCTGTAAATATCGGGAACATGGCCGATTTCGAGAGCCAGGTGAAATCGCAACTGGATACGTTGCTGTCGGGCAAGTCTGTGTCCAAGGACTCGCCGGTCAAGGCGGAGCTCGCAGCCAAGCCGGCGGATAACAAGCCCGCTCAGCCCACGCAGCGACGCCGTCGCCCCGCCGAGGAAATGGTCGGCCAACCGGCACCGTCTTTCAGCCTGAAGACCGTCGACGGACAGACCGTTTCGAGCGCGGACTTTGGGAAGCACCCCGCCACGGTTCTGAACTTCGTTGCGGCCAACTGCGGATTCTGCAAGAAGCAGACGCCGCGGCTGGAGGAAATCCGCAAAGTGTACGAGCCGAAAGGCGTTCGATTTGTCAATGTCGTCGAGACGATGCGGCAGAAGTTCGAGCCCGACCAGATCGTGGACATCTTCCACAAGGC is a window from the Phycisphaerae bacterium genome containing:
- a CDS encoding phosphatidylglycerophosphatase A, which produces MSVLTEERTPFRRLLLLIGSFGPLGHAPASGTVTVALIGVPLYWLLSTYLGLPPAAYLALVTALTLFAVWLHDVGDRILRKKDSSTLVWDEIVGFLIGVAFVPFSWPIVIIAFFLERAIDIAKVPPARWIEDRWPGGWGVVGDDVVAGIYTCLLLHLLTWCFPGLQGLPG
- a CDS encoding redoxin domain-containing protein, whose amino-acid sequence is MDRKQHWKQAQAILVTAFAISFVLAGWVEAKPPPMKVAPKSATGESRTNVPTMAVMPQQDGPAPSVEIVGSEDFDFGEIWAGPKLDATFKLKNTGDAPLEILRVKPGCGCTIAGPYPQRIEAGESGEFPFSLNSIRLNGRFRKSITISTNDPKKRELRLGLTGVAKQHVDVLPGNAIFGKVTADEPHERVIKIVSNVEQPLKISLDETSKPPFTFDLSEVEPGKEYELRIKMTPPYTTGPQYAKVNLLTNIEERSSIPVVANATVPERLDVSPSQIIISPIDGMQAGGNIRLRPVRVTNYGKSPVHILEGMSDDPEIKVTVNEQTPGKAYIVNVETPPNYMPPDGGRMVTLKTDDSAMPVIQIPVSGRVVRTPIKTADLEEKRAAQRRPPTRQTPQDLVGKPAPGFNLKTMSGKEIGSENFDKHPATILNFVAANCGFCKKQVPRLEEIRKEYEPKGIRFVNVVETMGKEFGEDVIAAVFKDIGSNIDLAKDASNKVGQEYYATGYPTMVVVGKSGKVEAVNIGNMADFESQVKSQLDTLLSGKSVSKDSPVKAELAAKPADNKPAQPTQRRRRPAEEMVGQPAPSFSLKTVDGQTVSSADFGKHPATVLNFVAANCGFCKKQTPRLEEIRKVYEPKGVRFVNVVETMRQKFEPDQIVDIFHKAGSNLTLAPDPDNKVGPQFKATGFPTMVIVGKDGKIQAVNVGNIGDLETRVKGQLDSLIAGKPVKGADADPPAPTPRPSPAGGFGIGKPAPAFAINTVEGKSVGNTTFGSNKATVLNFVAANCGFCKKQVPRVDEIRKEYEPKGVRFVNVVQTMRQKYETDQVIDIFKNAGSHLELAHDADNKVGPLYQANGFPTMVIVGQSGNVEAINVGNIADLESKMKGQLDALVAGKSVPSSLAGSAPAERRARRRPAEDLVGKPAPQFSIETIEGKKLSNATLAQHPATVLNFVAPNCGFCKRQVPNVEKVREEYESKGVRFVNVVQTMRQAYETDEAKKIFDATGSKLEFAHDKPNAVGGAFKATSFPTMVVVDRNGMVKHVNIGAKPDIEQVLKTQLDALIAGS
- a CDS encoding sigma-70 family RNA polymerase sigma factor, whose protein sequence is MPSGQSDKTSPTPSIHRLGEFDPLERQRLVRLAYRFVWNLHDAEDVVQDALVTARQKANDVKEPNRWWNWLMRIVVQRCHLQKRRQRMRRRAESLLPSRAEKHVESTTDQLSPQATRLRTALLELPDRQRDVLVLRHLEDMPFEQIGEVLGISPVTARVHAHAGREALRKRLTCAEGAPGSGRNDL